In Tepidimonas taiwanensis, the following are encoded in one genomic region:
- a CDS encoding exodeoxyribonuclease III yields the protein MLTVTTLNLNGIRSAASKGLADWVAAAAPDLLCVQELKAQPQDLAGRFDTLAGLRGHFHCAARKGYSGVGIYSRHEPSDVVVGIGVPEFDDEGRYVELRFDTPAHKRSVVSVYFPSGSSGDERQQAKFRFLDEIAPQLARLAATRECLVCGDINIAHTERDLKNWRSNQKNSGFLPEERAWMTRLLADGAWVDVYRRLYPDAGEEGYTWWSNRGQAWAKNVGWRIDYHLATPGWAAAARDATIYKAQRFSDHAPLTVTYALGL from the coding sequence ATGCTCACCGTCACCACCCTCAACCTCAACGGCATCCGCTCGGCCGCCAGCAAGGGGCTGGCGGACTGGGTGGCTGCCGCCGCCCCCGATCTGCTGTGCGTGCAGGAGCTCAAGGCGCAGCCGCAGGACCTGGCCGGGCGCTTCGACACGCTGGCCGGGTTGCGCGGCCATTTTCACTGCGCGGCGCGCAAAGGCTACTCGGGCGTCGGGATCTACAGCCGGCACGAGCCGAGCGACGTCGTCGTCGGCATCGGCGTGCCCGAGTTCGACGACGAGGGGCGTTACGTCGAGCTGCGCTTCGACACGCCCGCGCACAAGCGCAGCGTGGTGAGCGTCTATTTCCCGAGCGGCTCCTCCGGCGACGAACGGCAGCAGGCGAAGTTTCGCTTTCTGGACGAGATCGCGCCGCAGCTGGCGCGGCTGGCCGCGACGCGCGAGTGCCTGGTGTGTGGCGACATCAACATCGCGCACACCGAGCGGGACCTGAAAAACTGGCGCAGCAACCAGAAAAACAGCGGCTTTCTGCCCGAGGAACGGGCGTGGATGACGCGGCTGCTCGCCGACGGGGCCTGGGTCGACGTGTACCGCCGCCTGTACCCGGATGCCGGCGAGGAGGGCTACACGTGGTGGAGCAACCGCGGTCAGGCGTGGGCGAAGAACGTCGGCTGGCGCATCGACTACCACCTGGCCACGCCGGGCTGGGCCGCGGCGGCGCGCGACGCCACCATCTACAAGGCGCAGCGCTTCAGCGACCACGCGCCGTTGACGGTGACGTACGCGCTCGGGCTGTGA
- the rpsG gene encoding 30S ribosomal protein S7: MPRRREVPKREILPDPKFGNVELSKFMNVIMESGKKAVAERIVYGALEHIEKKTGKDPLEVFSTAINNVKPLVEVKSRRVGGANYQVPVEVRPVRRQALAMRWIKQAARKRSEKSMALRLANELIEATEGRGGAMKKRDEVHRMAEANKAFSHFRF; the protein is encoded by the coding sequence ATGCCACGTCGTCGCGAAGTCCCCAAACGTGAAATCCTGCCGGATCCGAAGTTCGGCAACGTCGAGCTCTCCAAGTTCATGAACGTCATCATGGAGAGCGGCAAGAAGGCCGTGGCCGAGCGCATCGTCTACGGCGCGCTGGAGCACATCGAGAAGAAGACGGGCAAGGACCCGCTCGAGGTGTTCAGCACCGCGATCAACAACGTCAAGCCGCTGGTGGAAGTCAAGTCCCGCCGTGTCGGGGGCGCCAACTACCAGGTGCCGGTGGAAGTGCGCCCCGTGCGCCGTCAGGCGCTGGCGATGCGCTGGATCAAGCAGGCCGCGCGCAAGCGCAGCGAGAAGTCGATGGCGCTGCGCCTGGCCAACGAGCTGATCGAGGCCACCGAAGGCCGCGGCGGCGCGATGAAGAAGCGCGACGAAGTCCACCGCATGGCCGAAGCCAACAAGGCGTTCAGCCACTTCCGCTTCTGA
- the rpsL gene encoding 30S ribosomal protein S12, with product MPTINQLVRHGRTAEKAKSKSPAMQNCPQRRGVCTRVYTTTPKKPNSALRKVAKVRLTNGFEVISYIGGEGHNLQEHSVVLVRGGRVKDLPGVRYHIVRGSLDLQGVKDRKQARSKYGAKRPKKA from the coding sequence ATGCCAACCATCAACCAACTCGTGCGCCACGGGCGGACGGCCGAAAAGGCCAAGTCCAAGAGCCCGGCGATGCAAAACTGCCCCCAGCGCCGGGGCGTGTGCACCCGCGTCTACACCACGACGCCGAAGAAGCCGAACTCCGCGCTGCGCAAGGTCGCCAAGGTGCGCCTGACCAACGGCTTCGAGGTCATCTCCTACATCGGCGGTGAAGGCCATAACCTGCAGGAGCACTCGGTGGTGCTCGTGCGCGGCGGTCGTGTGAAGGACCTGCCGGGTGTGCGTTACCACATCGTGCGTGGTTCGCTGGACCTGCAGGGCGTCAAAGACCGCAAGCAGGCGCGCTCCAAGTACGGCGCGAAGCGGCCCAAGAAGGCCTGA